One segment of Terriglobia bacterium DNA contains the following:
- a CDS encoding BON domain-containing protein gives MAGNRTASWTLLTGIAAGAAAYYFLDPKRGAERRDLFTKKAGRLAKDVGQAASKSLRDSQHRLSGLASHVWPGFHHRPPEDRVLEERIRSRMGRIVSDPHRIHVASDAGTVTLWGTAPDVEAKELVHAVETMDGVNEVLDHLEIHPVPPAENEPDSYHAIRKQTLLNWNPSKRLVVGALGTAAAVYGWKRKDNPGLILSLLGAGMAATSLLERNPYSMLALSQDSPGYELDRTITINAPLSDLYGFWTNPENYPKVFSHISNIERLGENLYRWTIVGPANIPIQWEGMITQTVPNTTVEWKSLPGSMVGNFGIARFDANYDASTRLRVRMFYRPPAGILGRFLAELFGADPEKVLDHDLKQLKRLFEQDENLVKELQEGGDEQLLKTATT, from the coding sequence ATGGCCGGCAACAGAACCGCCAGCTGGACGCTGCTGACCGGCATTGCCGCCGGAGCAGCCGCCTATTATTTTCTTGATCCCAAACGCGGTGCAGAGCGCCGTGATCTTTTCACAAAGAAAGCAGGGCGCCTGGCGAAAGACGTTGGCCAAGCCGCTTCCAAAAGCCTGCGCGACAGCCAGCACAGGCTCTCCGGGCTGGCCAGTCATGTATGGCCGGGCTTTCATCACCGGCCGCCGGAAGACCGCGTACTGGAAGAACGGATCCGCTCGCGCATGGGGAGAATCGTTTCCGACCCGCACAGAATCCACGTAGCGTCTGACGCCGGCACGGTCACCCTGTGGGGAACCGCGCCGGACGTGGAAGCCAAAGAACTAGTCCACGCGGTAGAGACCATGGACGGAGTGAACGAAGTGCTGGACCACCTTGAGATTCATCCAGTGCCTCCGGCTGAAAATGAACCCGATTCCTATCATGCGATACGCAAGCAAACGCTGCTCAACTGGAACCCATCCAAGAGGCTGGTGGTCGGCGCGCTGGGGACCGCTGCCGCGGTGTACGGCTGGAAACGGAAAGACAACCCCGGATTGATCCTTTCCCTACTGGGCGCCGGAATGGCCGCGACCAGCCTGCTCGAAAGAAACCCCTACTCCATGCTTGCGCTTTCGCAAGACTCTCCCGGTTACGAGCTGGACCGGACCATCACCATCAATGCTCCCCTTTCCGACCTTTACGGCTTCTGGACCAACCCGGAGAATTATCCCAAGGTCTTTTCTCATATCTCCAATATTGAGCGGCTGGGTGAGAACCTGTACCGCTGGACCATCGTTGGTCCGGCGAACATACCCATTCAATGGGAGGGCATGATTACCCAGACCGTCCCCAACACCACGGTGGAATGGAAGAGCCTGCCCGGTTCCATGGTTGGGAATTTTGGCATCGCGCGCTTTGATGCCAACTACGACGCCAGCACCCGGCTGCGCGTCCGCATGTTTTATCGCCCGCCGGCGGGAATCCTGGGGCGCTTCCTGGCCGAACTGTTCGGCGCTGATCCGGAAAAAGTGCTGGACCATGACCTGAAGCAGCTCAAGCGGCTTTTTGAACAGGATGAGAATCTTGTCAAAGAACTTCAAGAAGGAGGTGACGAACAACTTCTCAAAACTGCAACGACCTAG
- a CDS encoding Crp/Fnr family transcriptional regulator — protein sequence MTAAYNLHIIENCLKCDFREDHLFCNLPREALIKLQAIKATSVYPKGTLLCLEGQSPRGIYILCTGRAKLSTTSAEGKSIILRIAEPGEVLGLTAAVSNTPYEATIETMEPSQANFISQGDFVKFLQEFPDVGLKVAQQLTHNCKCAYSEIRSLGLSNSVPEKIAKLLLSWAQNPVNIPRRIDQGIPIRVTLTQEEIAQFVGTTRETVSRVLGDFRKKGWLKIRGATWCILDKPALEKMVTT from the coding sequence ATGACCGCGGCCTATAACCTTCATATCATTGAGAACTGCCTGAAGTGCGATTTTCGCGAAGACCATCTGTTTTGCAATCTGCCTCGGGAAGCGCTGATCAAGCTGCAAGCGATCAAAGCGACGTCCGTCTATCCCAAGGGAACTCTGCTTTGCCTGGAAGGCCAGTCGCCGCGTGGCATTTATATTCTGTGCACCGGCCGGGCCAAGCTCTCCACCACGTCAGCCGAAGGCAAAAGCATCATCTTACGTATTGCCGAGCCGGGCGAAGTCCTGGGTTTGACCGCCGCCGTTTCCAACACGCCTTACGAAGCCACCATTGAGACCATGGAACCCAGCCAGGCGAATTTCATCTCGCAAGGAGACTTTGTCAAGTTCCTGCAAGAATTTCCTGACGTGGGCCTGAAGGTGGCCCAGCAGCTTACCCATAACTGCAAGTGCGCTTACAGCGAGATCCGTTCGCTCGGACTTTCCAACTCCGTGCCGGAAAAGATTGCCAAGCTCTTGTTGAGCTGGGCGCAGAATCCCGTCAACATTCCCCGGAGAATTGACCAGGGTATACCCATCCGGGTAACGCTCACGCAGGAAGAGATCGCGCAGTTCGTAGGCACCACCAGGGAGACCGTTTCCCGCGTGCTGGGTGATTTTCGCAAGAAGGGCTGGCTGAAGATCAGAGGAGCGACGTGGTGCATTTTGGACAAGCCAGCTTTAGAGAAGATGGTGACCACGTAA
- a CDS encoding cyclic nucleotide-binding domain-containing protein, with protein sequence MNDLYEGLSAEAVEELKKHEHSAIVPSGGKLIEHGVLPENLVIVNSGAVDISVPAAGSHVSLGSAGPGKVFGMRAVIAGETPEINVTCLDECSVTLVPRKEFMAILQKYPNIYFAVARVLSADLKIADRLIRDCSRRPVLVNRAKVGQRM encoded by the coding sequence GTGAATGACCTTTATGAAGGCCTGTCGGCGGAAGCGGTCGAAGAATTGAAAAAGCATGAACACTCCGCGATCGTCCCCAGCGGCGGCAAGCTGATTGAACATGGCGTCCTGCCGGAGAATTTGGTCATCGTCAACTCCGGCGCCGTGGACATTTCTGTTCCCGCTGCCGGAAGCCACGTCTCGCTGGGCTCTGCCGGTCCAGGCAAAGTCTTTGGTATGCGCGCGGTGATCGCCGGAGAGACCCCTGAGATCAACGTAACATGCCTGGACGAATGTTCGGTCACGCTGGTCCCCCGGAAAGAATTCATGGCCATACTGCAAAAGTATCCCAACATCTACTTTGCCGTGGCCCGCGTGCTCAGCGCTGATCTGAAAATTGCCGACCGCCTTATTCGCGATTGCTCGCGCCGCCCGGTCCTGGTCAACCGTGCCAAGGTCGGACAACGGATGTGA
- a CDS encoding DmsE family decaheme c-type cytochrome gives MRGPLMLGNTHLRYTGVAAFVLLLLALCFAGTRLQANDKSAGAKDPSNQGADKGHNKKAPKAETAVDPAQYVGEETCKTCHEDQAKSYDRGPHWKTALDKKHGPEWQGCESCHGPGKAHAESADPEKIIHFGGLSREESSKRCLSCHEFGEEHSNFLRSQHLKNNVGCVDCHSVHSPKVNRQLLKAAQPALCYSCHQEVKPDFSKPFHHRVNEGLVNCTNCHNQHGGFLSRQLRSTAAQDQVCFNCHTDKAGPFAWEHAPIKTEGCVSCHTPHGSSNPRLLKRSNVNLLCLECHTLTVDAPAPAAPSFHNQATKYQACTLCHTAIHGSNSDRVFFKP, from the coding sequence ATGCGAGGCCCGCTCATGCTGGGAAATACACACCTGAGGTATACCGGGGTTGCTGCTTTCGTACTGTTGCTGTTGGCATTGTGCTTTGCCGGAACCAGGCTACAGGCCAATGACAAGAGCGCCGGTGCGAAGGACCCAAGCAATCAAGGCGCTGATAAAGGCCATAATAAGAAAGCCCCCAAAGCGGAAACTGCGGTGGATCCTGCCCAATACGTAGGCGAGGAAACCTGCAAGACTTGCCATGAAGATCAGGCAAAAAGCTACGACCGAGGTCCCCACTGGAAAACAGCGCTGGACAAGAAACATGGCCCGGAGTGGCAGGGCTGCGAATCCTGCCATGGCCCAGGCAAGGCGCACGCCGAATCAGCCGACCCGGAGAAGATCATCCACTTCGGCGGCCTGTCGCGGGAAGAGTCTTCCAAGCGATGCTTAAGCTGCCACGAGTTCGGCGAAGAGCACAGCAATTTTCTTCGTTCGCAGCACCTCAAGAACAATGTGGGATGCGTGGATTGCCACTCCGTCCATTCGCCCAAGGTCAACCGGCAATTGCTGAAAGCCGCGCAGCCTGCTCTGTGCTACTCCTGCCACCAGGAAGTGAAGCCTGATTTCTCCAAGCCCTTCCACCATCGGGTGAATGAAGGCTTGGTCAATTGCACCAACTGCCACAACCAGCACGGCGGCTTCTTGTCTCGTCAATTGCGCTCCACCGCCGCCCAGGACCAGGTTTGCTTTAACTGCCACACTGACAAAGCAGGTCCCTTCGCCTGGGAGCACGCGCCCATCAAGACTGAGGGCTGCGTCTCCTGCCATACGCCTCACGGCTCCAGCAATCCGCGTCTGCTCAAGCGCAGCAACGTAAATCTGCTTTGCCTGGAATGCCACACGCTCACGGTGGATGCACCAGCTCCGGCGGCTCCCTCGTTCCATAACCAGGCCACGAAGTATCAAGCTTGCACTTTGTGCCACACAGCAATTCACGGTTCCAATTCAGACCGTGTGTTCTTCAAACCGTAA